A single genomic interval of Daucus carota subsp. sativus chromosome 1, DH1 v3.0, whole genome shotgun sequence harbors:
- the LOC108215408 gene encoding acetylserotonin O-methyltransferase: protein MEGVEKSEAAYVDDEIAQAQVKIWRILFGFTEMAAAKCAVELGIPDILENHGDPMTLSQLSSALNCSSTALFRIMRFLMNRGIFQEKITKQGSMGYAQTALSRLLTKDGNESLASMLLFQSSSAIIAPWHYLSSRVLDDKTSAFVRAHGMDIWQHGAENPDDAKLLDEAMASDTRRTIPAVLEGCPEIFDGLSSVVNVGGGDGTALRILIKACPWIRGINFDLPRVVAAAPECEGMEHVGGDMFTSVPKANAAFLKWILHDWNDDECIQILKNCREAISEYGSAGKVIIVEAVIEEKGGDELKDGGLVLDMVMLAQTDKGKERTAEEWTYVLREAGFTRHTIKNIQSVLSVIEAFP from the exons ATGGAAGGAGTAGAAAAAAGTGAGGCAGCATATGTAGATGATGAAATAGCCCAAGCACAAGTCAAGATATGGAGAATTCTTTTTGGTTTTACCGAAATGGCTGCAGCCAAGTGTGCAGTTGAGCTTGGAATACCTGATATTCTCGAAAATCATGGGGATCCGATGACACTTTCCCAGCTATCTTCAGCTCTGAATTGCTCATCAACAGCCCTTTTCCGGATCATGAGGTTTTTGATGAACCGAGGCATATTTCAGGAGAAGATCACAAAGCAAGGGTCCATGGGGTACGCTCAAACTGCGTTGTCTCGCCTACTGACTAAAGATGGAAATGAGAGCTTGGCTAGCATGTTATTGTTTCAGAGCAGCTCTGCTATTATTGCTCCATGGCATTACCTTAGTTCCCGCGTGCTGGATGACAAAACGTCAGCATTTGTTCGTGCTCATGGCATGGACATATGGCAGCATGGAGCTGAAAATCCTGACGATGCCAAGCTACTTGATGAAGCAATGGCTAGTGATACTAGGAGAACAATTCCTGCAGTACTTGAAGGATGTCCTGAGATatttgatggcttgagttccgTGGTAAATGTTGGAGGTGGCGATGGGACAGCACTTCGCATCCTCATCAAAGCTTGTCCATGGATTCGTGGAATCAACTTTGATCTTCCTCGTGTGGTGGCTGCTGCACCAGAATGTGAAGGCATGGAACATGTTGGAGGAGACATGTTTACCAGTGTCCCTAAAGCCAATGCTGCTTTCCTCAAG TGGATCTTGCACGACTGGAACGATGATGAGTGCATTCAAATCCTGAAGAACTGCAGAGAAGCTATATCTGAATATGGCAGTGCTGGGAAAGTGATTATTGTGGAGGCTGTGATTGAAGAAAAAGGAGGAGACGAGCTCAAGGATGGGGGGCTGGTGCTAGATATGGTGATGTTGGCACAAACTGACAAGGGCAAGGAAAGGACTGCAGAGGAATGGACATATGTTCTGCGTGAGGCCGGATTCACAAGGCACACAATCAAGAACATTCAGTCTGTGTTATCTGTTATTGAGGCTTTTCCTTAG
- the LOC108204664 gene encoding acetylserotonin O-methyltransferase-like, whose protein sequence is MAEITNGEVPNECDEIAQAQVDIWRFVFGFAEMAVAKCAVELGIPDILENQGDPMTLSQLSTRLSCSSTALFRVMRFLINRGIFKETVTKEGSTGYVQSPLSCLLTKDGNDSLAPLLLFQNSPVIITPWHFLSACVLDNNKSAFAYAHGKDTWKYCADNQDHNKFFDEAMACDTRRTVPAVLRGCPEVFTGLSSVVDVGGGDGTALRILIKTCPWIHGINFDLPHVLSLVPECEGVEHVGGDMFISVPKANVAFLKWVLHDWDDEKCIQILKNCKQAISEYGEAGKVIIVDAVIDVRGGDKLKDVGLMLDMVMLTHTNMGKERTAEEWGYVLSEAGFSSHTIKNIEAVSSVIVAFP, encoded by the exons ATGGCAGAAATAACAAACGGTGAAGTACCAAATGAATGTGACGAAATAGCCCAAGCACAAGTCGATATATGGAGATTTGTGTTTGGTTTTGCTGAAATGGCTGTAGCCAAGTGTGCTGTTGAGCTTGGAATCCCCGATATCCTCGAAAATCAAGGAGATCCCATGACACTTTCCCAGCTCTCTACACGTCTGTCTTGTTCATCTACAGCTCTTTTCCGTGTTATGAGGTTCCTGATAAACCGAGGTATATTCAAGGAGACGGTCACAAAGGAAGGGTCTACGGGGTACGTGCAATCTCCGCTTTCTTGCTTACTGACGAAAGATGGAAACGATAGCCTGGCTCCTCTGTTGCTGTTTCAAAACAGCCCTGTTATCATAACTCCATGGCATTTCTTAAGTGCGTGTGTGCTTGATAACAATAAATCAGCATTTGCATATGCTCATGGCAAGGACACATGGAAGTATTGCGCGGATAATCAAGACCATAACAAGTTCTTTGATGAGGCAATGGCTTGTGATACTAGGCGAACGGTTCCTGCTGTACTCAGAGGCTGTCCTGAGGTGTTTACGGGTCTGAGCTCCGTGGTGGATGTTGGAGGTGGTGATGGAACAGCACTCCGGATACTCATCAAAACTTGTCCGTGGATCCATGGGATCAACTTTGATCTTCCTCATGTGCTGTCGCTCGTGCCAGAATGCGAAGGTGTTGAGCATGTTGGTGGAGACATGTTTATCAGCGTCCCTAAAGCCAATGTTGCTTTCCTCaag TGGGTATTGCACGACTGGGACGATGAGAAGTGCATCCAAATTCTGAAAAACTGTAAACAAGCTATCTCAGAATACGGGGAAGCTGGAAAAGTGATAATTGTAGATGCTGTAATTGATGTGAGAGGTGGAGACAAGCTTAAGGATGTGGGGCTGATGCTAGACATGGTGATGTTGACACATACTAACATGGGCAAAGAAAGGACTGCAGAGGAATGGGGTTATGTTCTGAGCGAGGCCGGCTTCAGCAGCCACACAATCAAGAATATTGAGGCTGTATCATCTGTTATCGTGGCTTTTCCTTAA